From Egibacteraceae bacterium, one genomic window encodes:
- a CDS encoding Hsp20/alpha crystallin family protein — translation MAVVRWDPWGELAALQRDVGELYQRTGPETRRVAGGLVPPIDAFRTDEGLVVRAELPGMTGEDVDVSVDQGTLTISGERRLDDAVAEDQWVRRERPIGSFQRSFSLPEGTDAAKIAAAFDNGILELRIPHPPERRPHRVPVGSANGAERAGETVDVQEAGTSS, via the coding sequence ATGGCAGTGGTTCGATGGGACCCGTGGGGCGAGCTCGCGGCCTTGCAACGCGACGTCGGTGAGCTGTACCAGCGCACCGGCCCGGAGACCCGCCGGGTCGCCGGCGGTCTCGTACCACCGATCGACGCCTTCCGTACCGACGAGGGCCTGGTCGTGCGGGCGGAGCTGCCCGGCATGACCGGCGAGGACGTGGACGTGTCCGTGGACCAGGGCACGCTGACCATCAGCGGCGAACGCCGACTCGACGACGCCGTGGCCGAGGACCAGTGGGTGCGCCGCGAGCGGCCGATCGGCAGCTTCCAGCGCAGCTTCTCGCTGCCGGAGGGCACCGACGCCGCGAAGATCGCGGCGGCCTTCGACAACGGCATCCTCGAGCTGCGTATCCCGCACCCGCCGGAACGGCGCCCGCACCGCGTCCCGGTGGGCTCCGCCAACGGCGCCGAGCGCGCGGGAGAGACCGTCGACGTGCAGGAGGCCGGGACCTCGTCTTGA